One Dreissena polymorpha isolate Duluth1 chromosome 9, UMN_Dpol_1.0, whole genome shotgun sequence genomic window carries:
- the LOC127845551 gene encoding nucleolin-like, with amino-acid sequence MDNESVTSEASETSESSTGSESDVEETDDTASCRSLTFSVKSGRSTATVKSKKTKKRVRFKPGASLVLIYEIPNREMLGLKSESEDSDGSGEESDDEDDDDDDGDEEDDDDEDEENDEDDDDNEDEDDEESDDEDEGDDDGKENKQKLKKPKPFARLIAVKQLYNKKLQESRANSKKVSETPRVASAEKKTRKSAKRETKERIKSSKSVSLPIINVDNKNKTNKKKSRASNKRKDNDKTKKLKKGRTRLIEIRATVQGCNKSSSITSVPKTLSKQDLKPSVIDVNHLSGTSKPLTNRAKLQPISVRFSKSDLRPTSGSATSDSPTRRHSVAHVVSASYESLTSVMPDSYITIKAGQNCLLGQNGFVGQNGQVGQNGLIGQNGHALRNGLLGQNGLIEEESIKRLDPDLMSSSSKRNYAWQIANGAISSQSLRTPSILPFWDSLQNSENNTIKLPT; translated from the coding sequence ATGGATAACGAAAGCGTGACGTCAGAGGCGTCAGAGACGTCAGAGAGTAGTACCGGCTCGGAAAGTGACGTCGAAGAAACTGACGATACCGCGTCGTGTCGCTCGCTGACGTTTAGCGTAAAATCTGGACGCTCGACGGCGACGGTTAAATCTAAGAAAACTAAGAAACGCGTGCGGTTTAAGCCGGGTGCGAGTTTGGTTCTCATTTACGAGATTCCAAACAGAGAAATGTTGGGGCTGAAGAGTGAATCGGAGGACTCGGACGGAAGCGGAGAAGAAAGCGATgatgaagatgacgatgatgacgacggtgatgaggaggatgatgatgacgaGGATGAGGAAAATGACGAAGACGATGATGACAATgaggatgaagatgatgaagaaaGTGACGACGAAGACGAGGGCGACGATGATGGAAAAGAAAATAAACAGAAGCTTAAAAAGCCGAAACCTTTTGCAAGACTTATTGCTGTTAAACAGTTGTATAACAAGAAACTACAAGAGTCCAGGGCGAACTCAAAAAAGGTGAGTGAAACCCCAAGAGTGGCTAGTGCTGAGAAGAAAACTCGTAAATCTGCAAAGCGAGAAACAAAAGAACGTATAAAGTCTTCCAAATCAGTGTCTCTGCCAATCATTAACGtagacaataaaaacaaaacaaataagaaaaagaGTAGAGCTAGCAATAAGAGGAAGGACAATGATAAAACAAAGAAACTTAAAAAGGGCCGAACGAGACTCATAGAAATACGGGCCACAGTTCAGGGatgcaataaatcgtcttctATTACCTCTGTCCCCAAAACGTTGTCAAAACAAGACTTAAAACCGTCTGTCATCGACGTTAATCACCTGTCGGGAACTTCTAAACCCCTTACAAACCGCGCTAAACTACAACCCATCTCTGTTCGTTTTTCTAAATCTGATCTCCGTCCCACATCCGGTTCGGCGACGAGTGACTCGCCGACCCGGAGACATTCGGTTGCACACGTGGTATCGGCAAGCTATGAGTCGCTCACAAGTGTAATGCCTGACTCTTACATTACTATCAAGGCCGGGCAAAATTGTTTATTAGGACAAAACGGTTTTGTCGGACAGAACGGTCAAGTGGGACAAAACGGTCTGATTGGTCAGAATGGTCATGCGTTACGGAATGGTCTTTTGGGACAAAACGGTCTTATTGAGGAAGAGTCAATCAAGCGTCTAGATCCAGACCTAATGAGCTCGTCTTCAAAACGGAACTACGCATGGCAGATTGCAAATGGCGCTATTTCTAGTCAATCACTTCGCACCCCAAGTATTCTACCATTCTGGGACAGTCTACAGAATTCGGAAAATAACACCATTAAGTTACCAACATGa